The following are encoded in a window of Haliotis asinina isolate JCU_RB_2024 chromosome 14, JCU_Hal_asi_v2, whole genome shotgun sequence genomic DNA:
- the LOC137262146 gene encoding metal cation symporter ZIP14-like codes for MSLLLLLLVLPAASSTAVVGGFSPLTNADTLISKYSSSSSLTQDEFHALFSSLKLHVKQNFGQEGILGSEAEAVDDDAWCQTILNNTANTTCGQAECTRSEDVFNAYAVNARINSSSLLHALPAIVVALEEDHCRAQQLADTELEEGPRKPTDAEAWGYSLGVVLTVCLISNLGAFLTPLMNSSFFQKLLMFLVAIAIGTQAGAGIVVLIPESMHLMYIEETKDTYLWKACSVLGGIVFVLTLERILKIAFHQMKSAKERTVAEISVEVGSTVTMSTTSSVSDDTESNNSNDLPVAVTTTVIGNGTSNGGTHTHTSINGTDSRKASDVEADDGGKVKQQIATVAWMVLLGDAIHKLVDGLSVGAAFTENITTGLSLAISILCEELPHELGDVSILLHSGMTMKQALTYNTLSAAMGIPGVLAGIFLGETTSANQWIFAIAGGIFIYVPLADMIPEMGHAVDKALKEETGAIFLSILQLLGLCIGFGIIILVAAYAGEIEL; via the exons ATGTCGCTGTTGCTGCTCCTCCTCGTTCTCCCTGCGGCATCGTCGACGGCGGTCGTTGGTGGTTTCTCCCCCCTGACGAACGCAGACACGCTCATCTCCAAGTACTCGTCCAGCAGCTCCTTAACTCAGGACGAGTTCCACGCTTTATTCAGTAGTCTCAAGCTACACGTGAAGCAGAATTTCGGACAGGAGGGCATCTTGGGATCAGAGGCTGAAGCTGTGGATGATGATGCTTGGTGCCAAACAATTCTGAACAACACTGCAAACACCACCTGCGGCCAG GCGGAGTGCACTCGCAGTGAAGACGTATTCAACGCATACGCTGTGAATGCCAGGATCAACTCGTCCTCCCTGTTACATGCGCTTCCTGCTATTGTCGTTGCCTTAGAAGAGGACCACTGCCGGGCCCAACAGCTCGCCGACACCGAACTAGAAGAAGGACCTCGGAAACCTACAGACGCAGAAG CATGGGGTTACAGCCTCGGCGTAGTGCTGACCGTGTGTCTCATCTCCAACCTCGGGGCTTTCCTCACGCCCTTGATGAACTCATCCTTCTTCCAGAAACTGCTCATGTTCCTTGTGGCAATTGCGATAGGCACACAGGCTGGAGCCGGCATAGTTGTACTTATACCGGAG TCCATGCACCTGATGTACATTGAGGAGACCAAGGACACGTACCTGTGGAAAGCCTGTTCTGTTCTTGGAGGGATCGTCTTTGTGCTAACTCTTGAGCGAATCCTGAAGATTGCATTTCACCAAATGAAG TCAGCGAAAGAGAGGACCGTGGCGGAGATCTCAGTTGAGGTTGGGAGCACTGTCACGATGAGCACGACTTCGTCGGTAAGCGATGACACAGAATCTAACAATAGCAATGACCTACCTGTTGCTGTTACCACTACCGTGATTGGGAACGGGACCAGCAATGGcggcacgcacacacacaccagcattAACGGGACAGACAGCAGGAAGGCCAGCGATGTTGAAGCAGATGACGGCGGGAAGGTCAAGCAGCAGATAGCTACCGTGGCTTGGATGGTCCTTCTAGGGGATGCGATACACAAATTGGTGGATGGTTTATCTGTCGGCGCTGCCtttacagaaaacatcacgACAGGTCTAAGTCTAGCCATCTCCATACTCTGTGAAGAACTACCCCATGAGCTAG GTGATGTGTCCATCCTGCTACACTCGGGGATGACGATGAAGCAAGCTTTAACCTACAACACATTGTCAGCCGCCATGGGCATTCCAGGGGTCCTAGCTGGCATCTTTTTAGGCGAGACGACGTCTGCAAACCAGTGGATATTTGCAATAGCAGGAggcatatttatttatgttcccCTCGCTGACATG ATTCCAGAAATGGGACACGCTGTTGACAAGGCATTGAAAGAGGAGACAGGTGCCATCTTTCTATCGATTCTGCAGCTTCTTGGTTTGTGTATAGGATTTGGTATAATCATCCTTGTGGCAGCATATGCAGGAGAAATCGAACTGTGA